A portion of the Gammaproteobacteria bacterium genome contains these proteins:
- a CDS encoding PLP-dependent aminotransferase family protein, whose translation MFQLFHLTPGQGGSLQQQLREQIAAAILNGNIPMDSALPSSRKLSQQLKVARNTVVLAYEHLLDDGYLLARERSGYYVNPDILTGQVKRQSPQYQQSTDYHPPDWAQRFKLKPSSQTNMVKPRDWQKYQYPFNYGQFDESMFPTVNWRECCRDAVSGPAIKEWAGDRMDNDDPLLIEQIKTRLLPRRGVWASEDEILVTVGAQQALYMLARLLLDKNSVIGLETPGYVDIQNIVKLNPAQIKSVPVDAAGMQVGEVLKGCDLVYTTPSHQCPTTVTMPIERRYELLAQAERDDFIIIEDDYESETNFESNPTPALKSLDTNDRVIYIGSLSKTLAPGLRVGYLVGPAELIREARALRRLIVRHPAANNQRSVALFIERGYHDSLIMNITRNFQTRWRAMDAALRQYLPESHTQPSFGGSCYWIKGPEGLDAQLLQERAMEHGILIESGQIHFLEPNPPKNYFRLGFSSISTERIDPGIKKLAELIHSMV comes from the coding sequence ATGTTTCAATTATTTCATTTAACACCGGGTCAAGGTGGCAGTTTACAGCAACAATTAAGGGAACAAATTGCAGCGGCGATCCTCAATGGCAATATTCCAATGGACAGCGCGCTGCCGTCGAGCAGGAAACTGTCACAGCAATTAAAAGTTGCTCGTAATACCGTGGTGCTCGCTTATGAACATTTATTAGACGATGGTTATTTGTTGGCGCGAGAACGCAGTGGTTATTATGTCAACCCTGACATTTTAACCGGCCAAGTAAAACGCCAATCACCTCAGTATCAGCAATCGACAGATTATCACCCGCCAGACTGGGCCCAGCGTTTTAAGCTAAAACCCAGTTCGCAAACTAATATGGTTAAACCACGCGATTGGCAGAAATATCAATACCCGTTTAATTATGGCCAATTTGACGAATCAATGTTTCCGACCGTTAATTGGCGCGAATGTTGCCGTGATGCGGTCAGTGGTCCGGCGATTAAAGAATGGGCTGGTGATCGAATGGACAATGATGATCCGTTATTGATCGAACAAATAAAAACGCGTTTGTTACCTCGGCGCGGGGTTTGGGCCAGTGAAGACGAAATTTTAGTCACGGTTGGCGCGCAACAAGCTTTGTATATGTTGGCGCGGTTATTACTGGATAAAAACAGTGTGATCGGGCTTGAAACCCCGGGTTATGTTGATATTCAAAATATCGTTAAACTCAATCCTGCGCAAATTAAATCGGTGCCGGTTGACGCCGCTGGCATGCAGGTTGGTGAAGTACTTAAAGGCTGCGATTTGGTTTACACCACGCCCAGTCATCAATGCCCAACCACGGTTACAATGCCAATTGAACGCCGCTACGAGTTATTGGCCCAAGCCGAACGTGATGATTTTATTATTATTGAAGACGATTACGAAAGCGAAACTAACTTTGAATCTAACCCAACGCCAGCGTTAAAAAGCTTAGATACCAATGATCGGGTAATTTACATCGGCAGCTTGTCAAAAACATTGGCACCGGGCTTGCGGGTCGGGTATTTAGTTGGCCCTGCTGAACTTATTCGTGAGGCGCGGGCACTGCGACGGTTAATTGTTCGCCACCCAGCGGCTAATAACCAGCGTTCGGTCGCGCTCTTTATCGAGCGTGGTTACCATGATTCTTTAATCATGAACATTACCCGAAATTTTCAAACCCGCTGGCGGGCGATGGATGCGGCACTGCGTCAGTATTTACCCGAGTCGCATACCCAGCCATCGTTTGGTGGCTCGTGTTATTGGATCAAAGGCCCAGAGGGGCTCGACGCGCAACTATTGCAAGAACGAGCGATGGAGCATGGGATCTTAATTGAATCGGGCCAAATCCACTTTTTAGAGCCAAACCCACCAAAGAATTATTTTAGGCTAGGTTTCTCATCCATTTCAACCGAACGAATAGATCCGGGCATTAAAAAATTAGCCGAGTTAATCCACTCAATGGTTTAG
- a CDS encoding efflux RND transporter periplasmic adaptor subunit encodes MSQVNIAELIERLRSLRKRSFQESPLLSWADFLNIAQTLCLANSASVLSISMSKSLVVETEKTAAVDSLNQPVSPVSLDNQLPWLQDLIVRSLKNGFAIHHQQQPLQPNIHWLSFRLSTDEPKVLLLQVADSNKDRMSDIVLRGQMLADVPNEQPQLANVASSNDQALSLLSVLPDVYSSSSLSLAGYTLVNGLISHSDEVDQAALGWVKGEYVKIENISHFDRFEHKTELVKLYEAALEEAVDQQATIHLGNPEGHAGLITLAHQQLQRAMACEDIVTLVIFDTQSQPIGCLLLVKMKGKFNQSLLHSLSFTLSLLSARLQMLQQENGGLWLKVKLKATKYLSWVFGKEWLWTKVATVLITLSVLWLLFGSLSFRIESSGEFITDRVQLISAPQDGVITKVSANVGDNVNYGQTVIELKKQDLILQLTELGAERQRFSSEEDKARAANNIIETEIAKARKAQIDARTSRVQLMLDETQVTSPFDGVIIEGERKNLLGLPIRKGDTLMRIAKIEDIYLTLAVNERDIHHISIGDTGEFALVSQPLLPLPFIVEQIIPVAYDGGQKGAQFQIKASFVDGSKSWWRPGMTGVGKIDKGQAAPYWVLGRKSYHQLRLMFWW; translated from the coding sequence ATGTCACAAGTTAATATCGCAGAGCTAATAGAGCGTCTGCGATCGTTACGTAAGCGAAGTTTTCAAGAATCTCCACTGTTATCTTGGGCAGATTTTTTAAATATAGCCCAAACATTATGCTTAGCTAATTCAGCGAGTGTTTTGTCAATTTCAATGAGTAAGAGTTTAGTTGTTGAAACAGAAAAAACTGCAGCGGTCGATTCATTGAATCAACCCGTTTCACCTGTCAGTCTCGATAATCAATTACCCTGGTTACAAGACTTAATCGTAAGATCGTTAAAAAATGGTTTTGCCATTCATCATCAGCAGCAACCCCTGCAACCAAATATTCATTGGTTGAGTTTTCGTTTGTCCACTGATGAACCTAAAGTTTTATTATTGCAGGTAGCAGACTCTAATAAAGATCGCATGAGTGACATTGTTTTAAGGGGCCAGATGCTTGCGGATGTGCCCAATGAACAGCCTCAGTTAGCTAATGTCGCGTCGTCAAACGATCAAGCATTATCGCTATTGTCAGTGCTACCTGACGTCTATTCATCTTCCTCTTTATCTTTGGCGGGTTATACCTTAGTCAATGGATTAATTTCTCACTCGGACGAAGTTGATCAAGCGGCTCTTGGTTGGGTGAAAGGGGAATATGTCAAAATTGAAAACATCAGCCATTTTGATCGTTTTGAACATAAAACAGAATTAGTTAAATTATATGAAGCGGCATTAGAAGAAGCGGTCGATCAGCAAGCAACAATCCACTTAGGAAATCCGGAAGGGCACGCTGGTCTAATTACTTTGGCTCATCAGCAATTGCAACGAGCTATGGCTTGCGAAGACATTGTTACGCTCGTTATTTTCGATACCCAAAGTCAACCTATCGGCTGCTTATTGTTGGTAAAAATGAAGGGGAAGTTTAATCAATCATTATTACATTCTCTAAGCTTTACTCTTAGCCTTTTAAGTGCTCGTTTACAAATGCTGCAACAAGAGAACGGCGGCCTATGGTTAAAGGTTAAGCTTAAGGCCACTAAATACCTTAGCTGGGTCTTTGGAAAAGAATGGTTATGGACAAAAGTTGCTACAGTGCTTATTACCTTAAGTGTATTGTGGTTGTTGTTCGGCTCTCTCAGTTTTCGGATTGAATCAAGTGGTGAGTTTATAACCGATCGAGTGCAGCTAATTAGTGCTCCTCAAGATGGTGTCATTACTAAGGTTTCAGCTAATGTAGGGGACAATGTTAATTACGGCCAAACTGTCATTGAGTTGAAAAAACAAGATTTAATTCTGCAATTAACGGAACTTGGCGCTGAAAGGCAAAGGTTTTCTTCTGAAGAAGACAAAGCTCGTGCCGCTAATAATATTATCGAAACAGAAATTGCTAAAGCGCGCAAAGCTCAAATAGATGCCCGGACATCGCGAGTGCAATTGATGTTAGATGAGACGCAAGTCACATCACCCTTTGACGGTGTCATTATTGAAGGTGAGCGAAAAAACCTCTTAGGTCTGCCAATTAGAAAGGGTGACACGCTAATGAGAATTGCAAAAATTGAAGATATTTATTTGACCCTTGCCGTTAATGAACGCGATATACACCATATTTCTATCGGTGATACCGGAGAGTTTGCTTTGGTTAGTCAGCCTTTATTACCATTGCCATTTATTGTCGAGCAGATTATCCCTGTTGCATATGATGGTGGGCAAAAAGGGGCTCAGTTTCAAATTAAAGCAAGTTTTGTTGATGGTTCAAAATCTTGGTGGCGTCCCGGTATGACCGGCGTTGGTAAAATCGACAAAGGACAAGCGGCACCTTATTGGGTGTTAGGCCGTAAGTCTTACCACCAATTAAGATTAATGTTTTGGTGGTAA
- a CDS encoding efflux RND transporter periplasmic adaptor subunit produces the protein MFCSFRNFVGLVCLLLSSITMAQDVVGVLYSEMNLKLAMGDSGTIKKIHVRSGIEVKKGQKLVTLDQSIQRLEQKRYLLLFQDTEEQQSLIARNEIFESKYKAAQVLYQESRSISLDELDGLQLDLIQSRGRLAQLKEKKLREKIEYRLSTRRLAERQLVAPIDGIITKVAQQAGEWAKVGEPLIGLVDIKELFIKLNINDALARGLTVNTSVPIYVANLPNQTGIIDYISPVADPASGLVEIKIRVNNKLGLMRPGIKVTVPI, from the coding sequence ATGTTTTGTTCTTTTCGTAATTTTGTTGGTTTAGTTTGTTTACTCTTATCGTCAATCACTATGGCGCAAGATGTCGTCGGGGTTTTGTATTCAGAGATGAATTTGAAGTTGGCAATGGGAGATAGTGGCACGATAAAAAAGATCCATGTTCGTTCTGGTATTGAAGTTAAAAAGGGGCAGAAACTTGTTACTTTAGACCAATCAATACAAAGGTTAGAGCAGAAACGTTACCTGCTATTGTTTCAAGACACTGAAGAACAACAAAGTTTAATTGCGCGTAATGAAATATTTGAGAGTAAATATAAGGCGGCACAGGTTCTTTATCAAGAATCACGTTCTATTAGCTTGGATGAATTAGACGGGCTTCAACTTGATTTAATTCAGTCTCGCGGGCGCTTGGCTCAATTAAAAGAAAAGAAATTACGTGAAAAAATTGAGTATCGGTTGAGCACTCGGCGCTTGGCAGAGCGTCAACTCGTTGCACCAATCGATGGTATCATTACCAAAGTAGCTCAGCAGGCTGGTGAATGGGCTAAAGTTGGTGAGCCTTTGATTGGTTTAGTCGATATAAAAGAACTTTTTATTAAACTCAATATTAATGATGCATTAGCCAGAGGATTGACAGTTAATACATCTGTCCCTATTTATGTCGCTAACTTACCTAATCAAACAGGAATTATTGATTATATTTCTCCTGTAGCAGATCCTGCAAGTGGCTTAGTCGAAATAAAAATACGCGTCAATAACAAGCTTGGTTTAATGAGGCCTGGTATCAAAGTTACGGTGCCGATTTAA
- a CDS encoding aminotransferase class III-fold pyridoxal phosphate-dependent enzyme has product MAYNVNEFDSQQVVAQDRKHVWHHLTQHKPFEEKDPMVIVKGLGMRVWDAKGNEYLDAVSGAVWTVNVGYGRTEIADAVRDQLVTLNYFAQTAGNVPAAQFAEKLISKMPGMNRVYYSNSGSEANEKAFKIVRQIAAKKYGGKKYKILFRERDYHGTTITALSATGQFERKNQYGPFTPGFVEVPHCCEYRSQWGDVDDYGIRAANEIERVILEEGADTVGALCLEPITAGGGVIEPPQGYWDRVQEICKKYDILLHIDEVVCGLGRTGKWFGYQHYGVKPDMVTMAKGVASGYAAISCTVTTEEVFNAFKEDDDARMGYFRDISTFGGCTAGPAAALVNMQIIENENLLENVTQQGEYLLGCLNGLMAKYDVIGDVRGKGLFVGFELVKDRVTKEPMDESLAIAIGAHCMQNGVIIGRTNRSFKEFNNTICLSPALIVTKVEIDIIVKALDEALAELAPNA; this is encoded by the coding sequence ATGGCTTATAACGTTAACGAATTCGATTCGCAGCAAGTCGTGGCACAAGATCGCAAGCATGTTTGGCATCACCTAACACAACACAAGCCATTTGAAGAAAAAGATCCAATGGTAATCGTTAAAGGGTTAGGCATGCGAGTTTGGGACGCCAAGGGTAATGAATACCTTGATGCGGTGTCTGGCGCAGTTTGGACCGTTAACGTTGGTTATGGTCGTACCGAAATTGCTGACGCCGTCAGAGATCAACTGGTGACACTGAATTATTTTGCCCAAACAGCGGGCAACGTGCCAGCGGCGCAATTTGCCGAAAAGTTGATTAGCAAAATGCCCGGCATGAATCGAGTTTATTATTCAAACTCTGGCTCAGAGGCCAATGAAAAGGCCTTTAAAATAGTCCGCCAAATTGCGGCTAAAAAATACGGTGGCAAAAAGTATAAAATTCTATTTCGCGAGCGTGATTATCACGGCACCACCATTACCGCGCTAAGCGCTACAGGCCAGTTCGAGCGAAAAAATCAATACGGTCCATTTACCCCAGGTTTTGTCGAAGTACCGCATTGTTGTGAATACCGTTCACAATGGGGCGATGTTGACGATTATGGTATTCGCGCTGCTAACGAAATAGAACGAGTCATTCTAGAAGAGGGCGCAGACACCGTTGGTGCATTGTGCCTTGAACCAATCACCGCGGGCGGCGGCGTGATTGAACCGCCTCAAGGTTACTGGGATCGGGTGCAAGAAATTTGTAAAAAATATGACATTTTACTCCATATCGATGAAGTGGTTTGTGGATTGGGCCGCACCGGCAAATGGTTTGGTTATCAGCATTACGGTGTTAAACCCGACATGGTGACCATGGCGAAAGGGGTGGCGTCGGGTTATGCCGCTATTTCTTGTACCGTCACTACCGAAGAAGTGTTTAACGCGTTTAAAGAAGACGACGATGCCCGGATGGGCTATTTCCGCGACATTTCAACCTTTGGTGGTTGTACCGCTGGGCCGGCAGCAGCCTTGGTTAATATGCAAATTATTGAAAATGAAAATTTGCTAGAAAATGTCACCCAGCAAGGTGAATACCTGCTCGGTTGTTTAAATGGTTTAATGGCCAAATATGACGTGATTGGCGATGTCCGTGGTAAAGGTTTGTTTGTTGGTTTTGAACTGGTTAAAGACCGAGTGACTAAAGAGCCGATGGACGAAAGCTTAGCCATTGCTATTGGTGCACATTGCATGCAAAACGGCGTGATTATTGGTCGAACTAACCGTTCGTTTAAGGAATTTAACAACACGATTTGCCTAAGTCCAGCCTTAATCGTTACTAAAGTCGAGATCGATATCATCGTTAAGGCGCTAGATGAAGCCTTGGCAGAGTTAGCACCAAACGCATAA
- a CDS encoding TolC family protein, translating into MNSTFPVKRLSAALVSIGLSFNAVAQEPTVLTINSFIDQVINSNAQISYADIQRHIAKEKITFEKGIYETEFFSNISYDDANLQRSAGDKFASSISAQNKVNLTESNTSLSLGVRRIIKTGGEVTISYSTQEKNNNIIPSDIDPLVRDSEFTTAVNFELKQPLLKGFGNAATETRIKRAEIEDKIVDTQYRHQMLKVVYDASSSYWQVYKITRFIAVREAALANAKNILKDIKRKVKMGKESQKSILDAKSEVLKRKIAYDSARQARNEAIYKISTLMNYNPESLDGLVFELSSTPDTSKFELNMPLAAYYEQVLAAWPNYQVLHFNIAMQDQEIALVEDELKPQLDLKLGYKINNLDDDFNGHNSFDNEHPSWYVGLDFSMPIGGNERIKAKKAIAILKQNQQKEDLKAVKIGLRNDLNAKLFQVKTTYQEMVFLTENVVLLEELFNAEKKKFTLGYGELIDVYSREDDLNLERQRLIDGQVKYELARVALALTDGTLLKEYLVSN; encoded by the coding sequence ATGAATAGTACGTTCCCCGTTAAACGCCTGTCTGCGGCATTAGTTTCTATTGGTTTATCCTTTAATGCAGTTGCCCAAGAACCTACCGTGTTAACCATAAATAGCTTTATAGACCAAGTTATCAATAGTAATGCACAAATCTCTTATGCTGATATTCAGCGTCACATTGCAAAAGAGAAAATCACGTTTGAAAAAGGGATTTATGAAACCGAATTTTTCTCAAACATATCTTATGACGATGCAAATTTGCAACGGTCGGCAGGTGATAAGTTTGCGTCTTCTATAAGTGCTCAAAATAAAGTAAACCTAACGGAATCGAATACCAGCTTAAGCTTAGGTGTGCGTCGTATTATTAAGACGGGTGGTGAAGTAACGATTAGTTACTCAACCCAAGAGAAGAATAATAATATTATTCCTAGCGATATCGACCCATTAGTAAGAGACTCTGAATTCACCACGGCGGTTAATTTCGAGTTAAAGCAACCGTTGCTCAAAGGCTTTGGTAATGCGGCGACTGAGACTCGGATTAAACGTGCCGAAATAGAAGATAAAATAGTCGACACCCAATACCGTCATCAAATGCTAAAAGTTGTCTATGATGCCTCATCGTCTTATTGGCAAGTGTATAAAATAACGCGTTTCATTGCTGTGCGAGAAGCGGCACTAGCGAACGCTAAAAATATCCTTAAAGATATTAAACGCAAAGTAAAAATGGGCAAAGAATCACAAAAATCTATTCTTGATGCCAAGTCAGAAGTGTTAAAGCGTAAGATTGCCTACGATAGCGCGCGTCAAGCACGTAATGAAGCGATATATAAAATCAGTACGCTGATGAATTATAATCCAGAAAGTCTTGATGGCTTAGTCTTTGAACTGAGCTCAACGCCGGATACCAGCAAGTTTGAACTGAATATGCCGCTGGCCGCTTATTACGAGCAGGTATTGGCTGCTTGGCCGAACTATCAAGTATTGCATTTTAATATCGCGATGCAAGACCAAGAAATTGCGTTGGTTGAAGATGAGCTAAAACCTCAATTGGACTTAAAGCTTGGCTATAAAATTAATAACTTAGACGATGATTTTAATGGTCATAACTCTTTCGATAACGAACATCCATCGTGGTATGTCGGGCTTGACTTCTCAATGCCAATTGGTGGCAATGAGCGGATTAAAGCGAAGAAAGCAATTGCTATCTTAAAACAAAACCAACAAAAAGAAGATTTAAAGGCGGTTAAAATAGGCCTTAGAAATGATTTGAACGCTAAATTATTCCAAGTAAAAACGACGTATCAAGAAATGGTGTTTTTAACCGAAAATGTCGTGTTGTTGGAAGAGTTGTTTAACGCAGAAAAGAAAAAGTTCACTTTAGGTTACGGTGAGTTAATCGATGTTTACTCACGAGAAGACGACTTGAACTTAGAACGTCAGCGCTTAATCGATGGGCAGGTAAAGTATGAACTAGCCAGAGTCGCGTTAGCGTTAACTGATGGTACTTTATTAAAAGAGTATTTAGTTTCAAATTAA
- the ald gene encoding alanine dehydrogenase has product MLIGVPKEIKNYEYRIGMVPASVLELTARGHKVVVETNGGAGIGFSDSDYLAAGATIAGSADEIFAAADMIVKVKEPQPIERKMLRPGQLLFTYLHLAPDPEQTDDLQASGATCIAYETVTSAKGGLPLLAPMSEVAGRMSIQAGAACLENSKQGRGVLLGGVPGVEPAKVTIIGGGVVGSNAARMALGLGAQVVILDRSLDVLRGLVSEFGTAIQTVYSSKAALEEHVLSADLVIGSVLIPGAAAPKLVTAEMVSRMKAGSAVVDVAIDQGGCFETSHATTHQDPTYMVDGVVHYCVANMPGAVARTSTLALNNATLPYIVALADLGWQEAIQRDPHLANGLNIHAGKITSEEVAVALGREFTPYHPAN; this is encoded by the coding sequence ATGTTGATTGGTGTACCAAAAGAAATAAAAAATTATGAATATAGAATCGGTATGGTGCCTGCCAGTGTGCTAGAGCTAACAGCCCGAGGCCACAAAGTGGTGGTTGAAACCAACGGCGGCGCTGGCATTGGTTTTAGTGACAGCGATTATTTAGCGGCTGGCGCAACCATTGCTGGCAGTGCTGATGAAATTTTCGCCGCGGCCGATATGATTGTAAAAGTAAAAGAGCCGCAACCGATAGAGCGTAAAATGCTGCGCCCAGGCCAATTATTATTTACTTACTTGCACCTAGCGCCAGATCCTGAGCAAACCGATGACTTGCAAGCCAGCGGCGCGACTTGTATAGCTTACGAAACAGTGACCTCAGCTAAAGGCGGTTTACCACTGTTAGCACCCATGTCAGAAGTTGCTGGTCGTATGTCTATTCAAGCGGGCGCTGCCTGTCTTGAAAATTCCAAGCAAGGTCGCGGTGTGTTGCTTGGCGGCGTGCCTGGGGTTGAGCCCGCGAAAGTGACGATTATCGGCGGTGGTGTAGTGGGCAGCAACGCTGCACGCATGGCGTTAGGGTTAGGCGCGCAAGTGGTTATTTTAGACCGCAGTCTCGATGTGTTACGCGGTTTAGTTAGCGAGTTTGGCACCGCGATTCAAACGGTTTACTCGAGCAAAGCAGCGTTAGAAGAACATGTGTTATCGGCCGATTTAGTCATTGGCAGTGTGCTGATTCCCGGTGCTGCTGCGCCCAAATTAGTCACCGCTGAGATGGTGTCTCGCATGAAAGCCGGTTCGGCGGTGGTTGATGTTGCGATTGACCAAGGCGGTTGTTTTGAAACGTCGCATGCCACCACTCATCAAGACCCAACCTATATGGTTGACGGTGTTGTTCACTACTGCGTCGCTAACATGCCCGGCGCGGTTGCCCGCACCTCAACCTTGGCTCTAAATAATGCCACCTTACCTTACATTGTTGCCTTGGCCGATCTTGGTTGGCAAGAAGCGATTCAACGCGACCCGCATTTGGCCAATGGTCTCAATATTCACGCGGGTAAAATTACCAGTGAAGAAGTCGCGGTAGCACTTGGGCGTGAATTTACCCCATATCATCCAGCTAACTAA
- a CDS encoding aminoglycoside phosphotransferase family protein, producing MFDKPDKDIPTDEWLALTPENRDFARFIYEINDHFDLVVRNKLGWKPTDIKINQGTNNIVLAFSHLDQSYIFRVPKYGIQQLKSIMCIRQKLKGKSYFPDIIYYDDKCLIEHFADGEFLGENNDIEAFTALAVVMADVHSFTGRKFGPLMYQNFGLANDFKSYYLENIDNIWSRAEHFIKCSPQDFKILKERWYSVFLEPHSDPVICHGDLWQNNIFYSATNTRLTLIDWDRCGVYHREKDLHFLISKAITDEQRNAFFTHYPYDVNQTLLYWYSFTMQLKYSNYEDPRDFIDAANAFLAICGDNLDLTDNNSILR from the coding sequence ATGTTTGATAAGCCGGATAAAGATATTCCAACAGATGAATGGTTAGCACTTACACCAGAAAATCGTGATTTTGCGCGTTTTATTTATGAAATAAATGACCATTTCGACCTGGTTGTTAGAAATAAGCTAGGCTGGAAACCAACTGATATCAAAATAAATCAGGGAACAAATAACATTGTACTTGCGTTTAGCCACTTGGATCAGAGTTATATTTTTAGAGTGCCTAAGTATGGTATTCAGCAATTAAAATCAATCATGTGTATTCGTCAAAAACTCAAGGGTAAATCATATTTTCCAGACATTATTTACTATGATGATAAATGCTTAATTGAACATTTTGCTGACGGCGAATTCTTAGGTGAAAATAATGATATTGAGGCATTTACGGCACTTGCTGTTGTAATGGCTGATGTTCATAGTTTTACAGGGCGTAAATTTGGGCCATTAATGTACCAAAATTTTGGTCTTGCTAATGATTTCAAATCTTATTATTTGGAAAATATTGATAATATTTGGAGCCGAGCTGAGCACTTTATCAAGTGTAGTCCTCAAGATTTTAAGATCCTAAAAGAGCGTTGGTATTCTGTTTTTTTAGAACCGCATAGTGATCCTGTTATTTGCCATGGCGATTTATGGCAAAATAATATTTTTTATTCGGCTACTAACACCAGACTTACGCTTATCGACTGGGATAGGTGTGGTGTTTACCATAGAGAGAAGGATTTACATTTCTTAATAAGTAAAGCGATTACTGATGAACAGCGAAACGCTTTTTTTACTCATTATCCCTATGATGTTAATCAAACTTTATTGTATTGGTATAGTTTTACCATGCAACTTAAATACAGTAATTATGAAGATCCCCGTGATTTTATTGACGCTGCGAATGCTTTTTTGGCTATTTGCGGAGACAATCTAGATTTAACGGACAATAATTCAATTCTAAGATAA
- a CDS encoding DUF3461 family protein has protein sequence MAGFNTLNSMGLTDISSISHHILTTTAAQDVLKIYFKTTDQAVLPQSVSFNFERDDPKNEQAAVLTAALSELATVESTQGRAQHKQRLLNELDHLEQVMAAKLQEMRADLTQF, from the coding sequence ATGGCTGGATTTAACACGCTCAACTCAATGGGACTGACCGATATTAGCAGTATTAGTCATCATATTTTGACCACGACAGCGGCTCAAGATGTGTTGAAAATTTATTTTAAAACCACCGACCAAGCGGTATTGCCGCAAAGTGTTAGTTTTAACTTTGAGCGCGATGATCCTAAAAACGAGCAAGCCGCGGTGTTAACGGCCGCTCTTAGCGAACTTGCTACCGTTGAGTCGACACAAGGCCGCGCTCAGCATAAGCAACGATTGCTTAATGAGCTTGACCACCTTGAACAAGTGATGGCGGCAAAGTTACAAGAAATGCGTGCCGATCTCACTCAATTTTAA